Proteins encoded within one genomic window of Pseudalkalibacillus sp. SCS-8:
- a CDS encoding exonuclease SbcCD subunit D, with protein sequence MRILHTADWHLGRTLEGRSRLKEQEAFLKELCEIVVAEKVDVVLMAGDVFDTVNPPATAEQLFYESMAELTKDHKCQVVIISGNHDSPERLSASGPLAKMHGIRIVGHPTIRPIELEVERTGERLKIAGLPYPSESRLKELLSDSFDEAALRDAYDVRIEKIFQELCKGFDSSSVNVAMSHIYVAGGRESESERPIQVGGAYTVTANALPPGAQYVALGHLHRPQTIKRAESVTRYSGSPLSYSFSEAGQTKSVTIVDLKPGSEPDWREVYLSSGKPLVRWKAEEGLSQVHRWLEEKKDSNAWIDLEVHLQDTLSMEEIHKLRNAHEGFIHIRPVFEEIDSAIEGVRMSELPIDELFSRFYKRQTNGGTPDDETVKLFMELIGENEGGA encoded by the coding sequence ATGAGGATACTGCATACCGCTGATTGGCATCTCGGAAGGACGCTGGAAGGTAGGAGCCGGTTAAAAGAACAAGAAGCGTTTTTAAAAGAGTTATGTGAAATCGTCGTCGCTGAAAAAGTGGATGTCGTGTTGATGGCTGGAGATGTTTTCGATACGGTCAATCCACCGGCGACAGCTGAGCAACTGTTCTACGAGTCAATGGCAGAGCTTACGAAAGATCATAAGTGCCAGGTGGTGATCATCTCTGGGAACCATGACAGCCCAGAACGACTGAGCGCGTCAGGTCCATTGGCAAAGATGCACGGCATTAGGATTGTTGGTCATCCGACAATCCGCCCTATTGAACTGGAGGTTGAAAGGACAGGTGAACGTCTGAAAATCGCAGGTCTCCCTTATCCTTCGGAATCACGTTTGAAGGAGCTGTTGTCTGATTCGTTTGATGAAGCAGCGTTACGTGACGCTTATGATGTACGTATTGAGAAGATCTTCCAAGAGCTTTGCAAAGGTTTTGACTCTTCAAGTGTAAATGTGGCGATGAGTCATATTTACGTAGCTGGAGGAAGGGAGAGCGAGTCCGAGAGGCCGATCCAGGTAGGTGGTGCCTATACAGTCACCGCCAATGCCCTGCCTCCGGGTGCTCAATATGTCGCACTAGGACATCTTCATCGCCCGCAAACGATCAAAAGGGCAGAGAGCGTAACCAGATATTCAGGCTCGCCACTATCCTATAGTTTTTCGGAGGCTGGGCAGACGAAATCTGTCACAATTGTCGACCTGAAACCTGGTTCCGAACCTGACTGGAGGGAAGTGTACCTTTCCAGCGGAAAGCCTTTAGTAAGATGGAAGGCTGAGGAAGGGTTGTCCCAGGTCCATCGATGGTTGGAAGAAAAGAAAGATTCGAATGCATGGATTGACTTGGAAGTCCATTTGCAAGATACATTAAGCATGGAAGAAATCCACAAATTGAGAAACGCCCATGAAGGGTTCATTCATATCAGGCCCGTGTTTGAAGAAATAGATTCAGCAATTGAGGGTGTGAGAATGTCGGAGCTGCCGATTGATGAGCTGTTTTCACGTTTTTATAAGCGACAGACGAACGGTGGTACCCCTGATGATGAGACTGTAAAGTTATTTATGGAATTAATCGGCGAAAATGAAGGAGGTGCGTGA
- a CDS encoding O-methyltransferase, with product MKVETYIQSLFTPDDKEYGHITNKMIEIGMPTISVSPETGKLLTLLVKMSGAKKMLEIGALGGYSGICLLRGNEEGSLTSLELEEIYAKVAKKHIEEAGFNGRVEMKTGPALQSLKELEKENTEFDFFFIDADKENYVHYLDLCIKLSKPGSIITADNTLWSGEVLNEATTDKDTRALQAYNQKVAEDPRLESLLIPIGDGLTIARVK from the coding sequence ATGAAAGTGGAAACGTATATTCAAAGCTTGTTCACTCCCGATGACAAAGAATATGGCCACATAACAAATAAAATGATAGAAATCGGAATGCCTACAATCTCTGTATCTCCAGAGACTGGTAAATTACTAACTTTACTTGTCAAAATGTCAGGCGCGAAAAAGATGCTGGAAATTGGTGCCTTAGGAGGCTACAGCGGAATTTGTCTTCTCCGTGGAAATGAAGAAGGAAGCTTGACCTCATTGGAACTGGAAGAAATTTATGCAAAAGTGGCCAAAAAGCACATCGAGGAGGCGGGTTTCAACGGCCGCGTTGAAATGAAAACCGGGCCGGCTCTCCAATCGTTGAAAGAACTTGAAAAAGAAAATACCGAGTTTGACTTCTTCTTCATTGATGCAGACAAAGAAAATTACGTCCATTATTTGGATCTTTGCATAAAACTCTCAAAGCCTGGTTCAATCATCACAGCTGACAATACGCTGTGGAGTGGCGAAGTTCTAAATGAAGCAACGACTGATAAAGACACGCGAGCTTTACAAGCTTATAACCAAAAGGTCGCTGAAGATCCAAGACTTGAAAGTTTGTTGATTCCAATCGGTGACGGCCTGACGATCGCAAGAGTCAAATAA
- the addB gene encoding helicase-exonuclease AddAB subunit AddB, with protein sequence MSVRFMVGRSGTGKTTVCLDEIRQELHNAPTGKPIVMLVPDQMTFQMEYELAKTPGLGGMIRAQVFSFSRLALKVLQETGGLTRYHVNSTGMNMLLRKVVEKLKNELVIFHKSSEQNGFYELLEEMIKEFKRYCLGAGDLEQLENKLLDESDDRSLLKDKLHDLHIIYHELDKILVNQYVDSEDYLRLLEEKMPSSTFFEDCDVWIDGFHSYTPQEIGVIRALMKKADRMTLTLTMDEPTEHQPSDLDLFRMTHTTYHKIKEIAMEEGVEIEPLHVLEHTYRFDHSPSIRHLENYYHERPVIPYYGESSVQISGAVNRRAEVEGVARDIQELVHKSGYRYRDIAILVRDASTYSDLLETLFEDYEIPYFLDQKRSMLHHPLIECIRSSLDVVLQNWRYDAVFRCVKTDLLFDDEKWNTKELRERVDQLENHVLAHGIHGKKRWTSRENWVYRKFSSLDAAIGTQTDAELEKEQLINRARQMIADPLARLERDLREAKNGKELCEALYLYLEYLQVPRKLESWRLKAEENGELSLAREHDQVWKAVVDLMEQMVEIVGDEPLSLELFNKMLDTGLESMRFALVPPSIDQVLIGSLDRSRFYDVKCSFIIGVNDGVLPAKPSEDGIFSEDDREALKTLGVEMAPTARENLLDENFLIYMALSSASDYLYISYPLADEEGKGLVPSILINQLKELFPEQNERLLMQEPNESEEAIERFIARPGRTLSFLTNQLRHWQKGYPISAEWWHVYNWFVDDTGWSKTAERTIHSLFYENKAQKLTGKTSKELYGDQLKTSVSRMERHQSCPFSHFASYGLKLEERQLFRLEAPDIGQLFHAALKEMADILKQRRMDWRELSASDCYRIAGEVVEKLAPRLQSQILLSSNRYQYIKRKLKNVVGRASYALSEQAKASGFSPVGLELGFGMNERIPALKYKLQDGTTMEVVGRIDRVDAATKDDDLLLRVIDYKSSQRGLNLSEVYYGIALQMLTYLDVVLTYSDTWLGKSAEPAGVLYFHVHDPVHSSKKLLTLEEIEKELFKKFKMKGYVLDDEEVVKMMDKTIDGFSEIIPVATKKDGSFRKGSSTMEKEQFDDVRSFIRSKIGSIGSDIMNGNIDISPYEMQKKTPCTYCSFRSVCQFDHSLEENDYRILKDMKEDELFNLFKKKGGDGNA encoded by the coding sequence ATGTCGGTCCGATTCATGGTCGGAAGATCCGGTACAGGTAAGACTACGGTCTGTCTTGATGAAATCAGACAAGAACTACATAACGCTCCAACGGGCAAACCCATTGTTATGCTCGTGCCTGATCAAATGACCTTTCAAATGGAATACGAGCTAGCGAAAACACCTGGACTTGGCGGAATGATTCGTGCACAGGTGTTTAGTTTTTCCCGCCTCGCATTGAAAGTGTTGCAAGAGACCGGAGGGTTGACCCGGTATCATGTAAATTCAACCGGGATGAACATGTTGCTCAGGAAAGTTGTTGAAAAGCTGAAAAATGAACTGGTCATTTTTCATAAATCATCTGAGCAGAATGGATTTTATGAATTGCTTGAAGAGATGATCAAGGAATTCAAGAGGTATTGTTTAGGTGCTGGCGATCTTGAACAATTGGAAAATAAATTGCTTGATGAATCCGATGACAGAAGTCTATTGAAGGACAAGCTGCACGATTTACATATCATTTATCATGAGTTGGACAAGATCCTAGTCAACCAATATGTCGATTCCGAGGACTATCTTCGTCTGCTGGAAGAAAAGATGCCATCTTCCACATTCTTCGAGGATTGTGACGTATGGATCGATGGCTTCCATAGTTATACGCCACAAGAAATCGGTGTCATACGGGCGCTGATGAAAAAGGCGGATCGTATGACGCTTACGCTCACGATGGACGAGCCAACCGAACATCAACCATCTGACTTGGATTTATTCAGGATGACACACACCACCTATCATAAAATAAAAGAAATTGCGATGGAGGAAGGAGTGGAAATAGAACCGCTGCATGTCCTCGAACATACATATCGATTTGACCACTCCCCATCCATCAGGCATTTGGAAAACTATTATCATGAACGTCCGGTCATTCCTTACTATGGTGAATCATCTGTTCAAATAAGCGGTGCTGTCAATCGGCGTGCTGAAGTTGAAGGGGTAGCAAGGGACATACAAGAGCTCGTACATAAATCAGGCTACCGCTATCGGGACATTGCAATACTCGTTCGCGATGCTTCAACCTATTCCGATTTGTTGGAGACGCTATTCGAAGATTACGAGATTCCTTATTTCCTTGACCAAAAGCGATCCATGCTTCACCACCCTTTAATTGAATGCATCCGTTCAAGTCTTGACGTCGTCCTGCAAAATTGGCGCTACGATGCAGTCTTTCGTTGTGTGAAAACGGATTTGTTATTTGATGATGAGAAATGGAATACGAAAGAACTTAGGGAACGCGTGGATCAGCTTGAAAATCATGTACTGGCTCATGGAATCCATGGAAAGAAGCGATGGACGAGTCGTGAAAACTGGGTTTATCGGAAATTCAGTTCCCTCGATGCTGCCATAGGAACACAAACAGATGCCGAGCTTGAAAAAGAACAATTGATTAATCGTGCACGACAAATGATTGCGGATCCTTTAGCCCGATTGGAACGGGACCTGAGGGAGGCGAAAAATGGAAAGGAGCTATGCGAAGCCCTTTACCTCTATTTGGAATACCTGCAAGTTCCTCGTAAGCTGGAAAGCTGGCGCTTGAAGGCAGAAGAAAATGGTGAATTGAGCTTGGCGAGAGAGCATGATCAGGTTTGGAAGGCAGTCGTTGACTTGATGGAACAGATGGTCGAAATCGTAGGTGATGAACCGTTAAGCCTCGAGTTATTCAATAAGATGCTGGATACAGGCCTGGAGTCGATGCGCTTCGCACTCGTCCCGCCATCCATTGATCAGGTCCTTATCGGAAGTCTTGATCGATCTCGGTTTTATGATGTCAAATGCAGTTTCATCATTGGCGTGAATGATGGTGTTTTACCTGCGAAGCCATCCGAGGATGGCATATTCTCTGAGGATGATCGTGAGGCGTTGAAAACACTCGGGGTGGAAATGGCACCGACAGCAAGGGAAAATCTACTCGATGAAAATTTCTTGATTTACATGGCTCTCTCTAGTGCATCGGATTACTTGTACATTTCGTATCCATTAGCTGACGAAGAAGGGAAGGGGCTTGTCCCATCCATTCTTATCAATCAATTGAAAGAGTTGTTTCCAGAGCAGAATGAAAGACTGCTCATGCAGGAACCGAATGAAAGTGAGGAAGCGATTGAACGTTTCATCGCACGTCCTGGAAGAACCTTATCGTTCTTGACGAACCAGTTGCGCCATTGGCAGAAAGGGTATCCAATCTCAGCGGAATGGTGGCATGTATACAATTGGTTCGTGGATGACACCGGCTGGTCGAAAACAGCAGAACGGACAATACACAGTCTCTTTTATGAAAACAAGGCACAAAAGCTTACTGGTAAAACGAGTAAGGAATTGTACGGAGACCAGTTGAAAACGAGTGTATCCAGGATGGAAAGGCATCAGTCCTGTCCATTTTCCCATTTTGCAAGCTACGGACTCAAACTGGAAGAAAGACAATTGTTCCGCCTTGAAGCACCAGACATCGGACAGCTATTTCATGCTGCATTGAAAGAAATGGCGGATATCTTGAAGCAAAGAAGAATGGACTGGAGGGAGTTGTCTGCATCCGACTGCTATCGGATTGCAGGGGAAGTGGTTGAAAAGCTCGCTCCACGATTACAAAGCCAAATCCTTCTCAGTTCCAACCGCTATCAGTATATTAAGCGAAAACTGAAAAATGTCGTAGGGCGAGCCTCTTATGCTCTTAGTGAACAAGCTAAAGCGAGTGGGTTCTCTCCTGTCGGGCTTGAACTTGGATTCGGCATGAATGAACGTATCCCTGCTTTGAAGTACAAGCTGCAGGATGGTACGACGATGGAAGTGGTTGGACGGATTGACCGAGTCGATGCCGCAACGAAAGATGATGACCTGCTTCTAAGAGTGATTGATTATAAATCGAGTCAGAGAGGGTTGAACCTGTCTGAGGTCTATTATGGAATCGCTTTGCAGATGCTTACCTATCTGGATGTCGTTTTGACTTACTCAGACACGTGGTTAGGGAAATCTGCCGAACCAGCAGGTGTCCTGTACTTCCACGTTCATGATCCTGTCCATTCATCCAAAAAACTTTTGACTCTTGAAGAGATTGAAAAAGAACTTTTCAAGAAATTCAAAATGAAGGGGTACGTTCTGGATGATGAGGAAGTCGTAAAAATGATGGATAAGACGATTGATGGTTTCTCTGAAATCATCCCAGTCGCGACTAAAAAGGATGGAAGCTTCCGAAAAGGATCCTCGACAATGGAAAAGGAACAATTCGATGATGTCCGCTCATTTATACGGTCAAAAATCGGTTCGATCGGTTCAGATATCATGAATGGTAATATTGATATCTCACCTTATGAAATGCAAAAAAAGACTCCGTGCACGTACTGTTCATTCCGGTCGGTATGTCAATTCGATCACTCGCTGGAAGAAAACGATTATCGAATCCTGAAAGATATGAAAGAAGATGAATTATTCAATTTGTTCAAAAAGAAAGGAGGAGATGGAAATGCGTGA
- a CDS encoding GNAT family N-acetyltransferase, with product MIRLLTEQDHANVMEFLSEEPALNLFIIGDIENFGYETSFQQLWGEWIGDELNAVLLRYNENFLPYSRGKFNVHGFAEIMKKHEQFQILSGKEEIVNQFEGLLPVGKKRSMYFAELVDNKSLENDMDRSEIQVADENDVDKILSLRTSIEEFSDSVSSREGLIQAIRSGSGRTYFMTEDDKAIASVSTTAENSLSAMVIGVCTAASHRNRGLASKCLSMLCHDLLEEEKSLCLFYDNPAAGSIYKRLGFHEIGRWTMWHKAV from the coding sequence ATGATACGTTTATTAACAGAGCAAGATCATGCGAATGTCATGGAATTCCTAAGTGAGGAACCAGCATTGAACCTTTTTATAATCGGAGATATTGAGAACTTTGGTTACGAGACGTCGTTTCAACAACTATGGGGAGAATGGATTGGGGACGAATTGAATGCCGTATTACTACGTTACAATGAAAATTTCCTCCCATATTCAAGAGGCAAGTTCAATGTACATGGATTTGCAGAAATCATGAAGAAGCATGAGCAATTTCAGATCCTTTCTGGAAAGGAAGAGATCGTCAACCAGTTTGAAGGACTCCTCCCAGTCGGAAAGAAAAGGAGCATGTATTTCGCTGAACTTGTTGATAACAAGTCTCTTGAGAACGATATGGACCGTTCTGAAATCCAGGTAGCGGATGAGAACGACGTTGATAAAATTCTCTCATTAAGAACGTCGATTGAGGAATTTTCCGACTCTGTATCTTCACGTGAAGGGCTTATTCAAGCTATCCGATCAGGAAGTGGACGTACATATTTTATGACTGAGGACGACAAAGCGATTGCAAGTGTCTCCACCACTGCTGAAAATTCACTTTCTGCGATGGTCATCGGTGTGTGCACAGCAGCTTCGCACCGGAATCGAGGTCTAGCATCCAAGTGTTTGAGCATGCTCTGCCATGATCTTTTAGAAGAAGAGAAATCGCTTTGTCTCTTCTATGATAATCCGGCTGCAGGATCCATTTACAAACGTCTCGGTTTTCATGAAATCGGTCGGTGGACGATGTGGCACAAAGCTGTATAA
- a CDS encoding GNAT family N-acetyltransferase, translated as MIEKGPFYIRPLQETDIPYMTKWLSDPEVLEWYEGRDQAHDAERVKQHFFSGADERVNRNLILLEDTPIGYVQYYPLSEKEKRLYGYIDEEPIFGMDQFIGELKYQNKGIGSSFILLIVDFLFEEWGAKKVVMDPRKRNERALRCYEKCGFRRVKELKAHEKHEGKWEDCILMEKTRIINL; from the coding sequence ATGATTGAGAAAGGACCGTTTTATATACGACCATTGCAAGAGACAGATATCCCTTATATGACAAAATGGTTGAGTGATCCGGAAGTACTTGAGTGGTACGAAGGCCGAGATCAGGCTCACGATGCTGAGCGGGTCAAACAACATTTCTTTTCAGGGGCTGATGAACGTGTAAATAGGAATCTCATTCTTCTAGAAGATACTCCTATCGGTTATGTTCAATATTACCCCTTATCTGAAAAAGAAAAAAGGCTTTATGGATATATTGATGAGGAACCTATTTTCGGGATGGACCAATTCATTGGCGAATTGAAGTATCAAAACAAAGGAATCGGCTCGTCGTTCATCCTCTTAATCGTTGATTTCCTATTCGAGGAATGGGGGGCAAAAAAAGTTGTAATGGACCCGAGGAAACGGAATGAACGGGCTCTACGTTGCTACGAAAAATGCGGATTCAGACGAGTGAAAGAATTGAAAGCGCATGAAAAGCATGAAGGGAAATGGGAGGATTGCATTCTAATGGAGAAGACGAGAATTATAAACCTATAA
- the addA gene encoding helicase-exonuclease AddAB subunit AddA encodes MREVIPKPEGAQWTDEQWHAITARGEDILVAAAAGSGKTAVLVERIIRRLTEKDGVDVDRLLIVTFTNAAAAEMRKRIGVALEKALKERPGSLHIRRQLTLLNRASISTLHSFCIEVLRKYYYQLDLDPNFRIADETEVELIRQEALEELLEEEYGREGNEAFYDLVDRFSDDRADHEIQRMILRLYDFSRSYPWPNMWLENMLGMYMASEEVDTIDDLSWTKELLQDVNLQLRGMLEILEQAKEQALAPGGPSPYFETIQDDEQQIRALLDAGTQSWTSLYHAFQSLNFSRLKACKGEDYDDDLKDLVKSMRDRVKKHVDGLKEDLFNRRPESYVEHIRELAPVLHTLVGLVKSFDQRFKAMKKEKGIVDFSDLEHYCLAILTDEQSTEERLIPSKAAKEYRQKFIEVLVDEYQDTNLVQESIVQLVTKEPGQGSNLFMVGDVKQSIYRFRLAEPSLFLDKYKRFQDSDPGEGVRIDLSRNFRSRRDVIDSTNFLFQQIMNEAVGEIEYDDDAKLRLGAEFPESEQSRTELALINRKDEANDSEEDIENLQSIQLEARYMATRIKELIGHNEQQEPYQVYDAKLKAYRPITYRDIVILLRSTATAAPTIQEEFKKQGIPAYADLSTGYFEAVEVSIMMSLLQVIDNPYQDIPLASVLRSPIIALTGEEMAEVRIADKEGSYYEALVAYMNQSNNQAAREKVTHFYNQLQRWRTKARQGDLSDLIWQIYRETGYYDYVGGMPGGQQRQANLRALYDRARQYEKTSFRGLFRFLRFIERMKDQGKDLGAARALGEQEDVVRIMTIHKSKGLEFPVVMLANLNKRFNEMDLRGGFLLHKEIGFGAKFMNPKLRISYPTLPQLTIQKRLRMEMVAEEMRILYVALTRAKEKLILVGAVKDLDKELKQWQLVLARDGWLLPDLDRATAKSYLDWIGPAVIRHPSMDDLRKRIGGGLVQVDNRAAEVQGRWEVQIIPSAEIVVDAEEKVDEQAERLDKIKKWEKVEVEENDQIHSKLSWEYPYQHSKRHMSKQSVTELKRNFETRDEYGDTTFISQFRSTISERPSFLQEKSMTAAEKGTAMHLVMQHVATNGNVTQETIRETIAKLVNQEFMTSVQADAIEVDSIEAFFKTDLGRRLQQASKVHKEVPFSLALPASEAYGDWKGDGEESVLVQGVMDSVIEEEDGFILLDYKTDAISHRFENYEKARPILEKRYALQLQLYSKAIEAIWKKPCKEKYLYFFDGGHLVKLP; translated from the coding sequence ATGCGTGAAGTTATCCCGAAGCCTGAAGGAGCCCAATGGACAGATGAACAATGGCATGCGATTACAGCTAGAGGAGAAGACATTCTGGTCGCAGCAGCTGCGGGTTCTGGTAAGACAGCTGTTCTTGTTGAAAGGATCATCCGTCGATTGACGGAAAAAGACGGTGTGGATGTCGACCGGCTTTTGATCGTCACCTTTACAAATGCAGCGGCAGCTGAGATGAGAAAACGAATCGGAGTAGCATTGGAAAAGGCATTGAAGGAAAGACCAGGATCGCTTCATATCCGACGTCAGCTCACGTTGTTGAATCGAGCCTCCATATCCACGTTGCACTCCTTCTGTATCGAAGTGCTCAGAAAGTATTATTATCAATTGGATCTGGATCCAAACTTCAGGATCGCTGATGAAACAGAAGTTGAGCTCATACGTCAGGAAGCCCTTGAGGAATTATTGGAGGAGGAATACGGTCGTGAAGGGAATGAAGCCTTCTATGACCTTGTCGATCGTTTCAGTGATGACCGGGCAGACCATGAAATTCAACGCATGATTTTAAGGCTATATGATTTCTCTCGTAGTTACCCATGGCCGAATATGTGGCTGGAAAACATGTTAGGGATGTATATGGCAAGTGAAGAAGTCGATACGATCGACGACCTCAGCTGGACAAAAGAGTTGCTGCAGGATGTGAATCTGCAATTGAGGGGGATGCTGGAAATCTTGGAACAAGCGAAGGAACAAGCTCTGGCACCAGGGGGCCCTTCTCCTTACTTCGAAACGATCCAGGATGATGAGCAGCAGATCCGGGCATTGCTGGATGCGGGCACGCAATCGTGGACTTCTCTGTACCACGCTTTCCAGTCCCTCAACTTTTCACGATTGAAGGCTTGTAAAGGTGAGGATTACGATGATGATCTGAAGGACCTTGTCAAATCAATGCGAGATCGTGTGAAAAAGCATGTGGATGGCTTGAAGGAGGATCTGTTCAACCGACGACCGGAATCATATGTAGAGCACATCCGTGAACTGGCACCTGTTTTACATACATTGGTTGGACTAGTCAAATCGTTCGATCAACGGTTCAAAGCGATGAAGAAAGAAAAAGGGATTGTCGATTTCTCCGACCTTGAGCATTATTGTCTTGCGATTTTGACGGATGAGCAAAGTACGGAAGAACGATTGATTCCTTCGAAAGCAGCAAAAGAATACAGACAAAAATTCATTGAAGTTCTCGTTGATGAATATCAGGACACAAACCTGGTCCAAGAGTCGATTGTCCAATTAGTGACAAAGGAACCTGGTCAGGGGTCCAATTTATTCATGGTGGGAGATGTGAAGCAGAGCATTTACAGATTCCGGTTGGCAGAGCCCTCACTTTTCTTGGATAAGTACAAGCGGTTTCAAGACTCAGACCCTGGAGAAGGAGTCCGTATCGATTTATCACGGAACTTCCGTAGTCGAAGAGACGTGATTGACAGTACCAATTTCTTGTTCCAGCAAATCATGAATGAAGCTGTAGGTGAAATCGAATACGATGATGATGCAAAGCTTCGTTTAGGAGCAGAGTTTCCGGAAAGTGAGCAATCCAGAACGGAACTAGCGCTCATCAATCGGAAGGACGAGGCAAACGATTCCGAAGAGGATATTGAAAACCTCCAGTCGATTCAATTAGAGGCGCGATATATGGCCACTCGGATCAAAGAACTGATCGGTCATAATGAACAACAAGAACCGTATCAGGTGTATGATGCAAAACTCAAAGCATATCGTCCAATCACTTACAGGGACATTGTCATCCTGCTTCGATCGACTGCAACGGCAGCCCCGACAATCCAAGAAGAATTCAAAAAGCAGGGCATCCCTGCCTATGCTGATTTATCAACAGGTTATTTCGAGGCTGTCGAGGTCTCCATCATGATGTCACTTTTACAGGTCATCGATAATCCTTATCAAGATATTCCTTTGGCATCTGTTCTCCGTTCACCGATTATCGCCCTCACAGGAGAAGAGATGGCAGAGGTGAGGATTGCGGACAAGGAAGGATCGTATTACGAAGCCCTTGTTGCGTATATGAATCAATCAAACAATCAAGCTGCCAGAGAAAAAGTAACCCATTTCTACAATCAGCTTCAACGTTGGCGGACAAAAGCCCGCCAGGGAGATTTATCAGATTTGATTTGGCAGATTTATAGAGAGACGGGTTATTACGATTATGTAGGCGGTATGCCTGGAGGACAACAAAGGCAAGCGAATTTACGAGCGTTATATGATCGGGCAAGACAGTACGAAAAGACCTCCTTTAGAGGATTGTTCCGATTCCTGAGATTCATAGAGCGGATGAAGGATCAGGGTAAGGATCTAGGAGCAGCACGTGCCCTTGGGGAACAGGAAGACGTGGTACGCATCATGACAATCCACAAGAGCAAAGGATTGGAATTTCCTGTCGTGATGCTTGCGAACTTGAATAAACGGTTCAATGAAATGGACTTGAGGGGCGGATTTCTTCTTCATAAAGAAATTGGTTTTGGAGCAAAATTCATGAATCCAAAACTTCGGATCAGTTATCCGACGCTCCCTCAGTTGACGATACAAAAGCGCCTCCGTATGGAGATGGTAGCAGAAGAGATGAGAATTCTCTATGTTGCACTGACACGAGCAAAAGAGAAGCTTATCCTTGTTGGAGCAGTCAAAGATTTAGACAAAGAACTGAAACAATGGCAGCTTGTCCTAGCTCGCGATGGGTGGTTATTACCTGATCTTGATCGAGCGACGGCAAAATCCTATCTGGATTGGATCGGGCCTGCCGTCATCCGGCATCCGAGTATGGATGACCTTCGTAAGCGGATCGGCGGTGGCCTCGTCCAAGTTGATAATCGTGCTGCAGAGGTTCAAGGACGTTGGGAGGTTCAGATCATCCCATCAGCAGAAATTGTTGTCGATGCTGAAGAGAAGGTTGATGAGCAGGCTGAGCGACTTGATAAGATTAAAAAGTGGGAAAAGGTTGAGGTTGAAGAAAACGACCAAATTCACTCCAAATTATCATGGGAATATCCTTATCAGCACTCGAAAAGACATATGTCTAAACAGTCGGTGACCGAACTGAAAAGGAATTTTGAAACGCGTGATGAATACGGAGACACGACCTTCATCAGCCAATTCCGTAGTACAATCAGCGAACGGCCTAGCTTTTTACAGGAAAAGTCGATGACCGCCGCTGAAAAAGGGACAGCTATGCACCTTGTCATGCAGCATGTAGCTACAAATGGAAATGTAACTCAAGAAACGATCAGAGAAACCATTGCCAAACTGGTGAATCAAGAATTCATGACTTCCGTCCAAGCAGATGCCATTGAAGTAGATTCAATCGAGGCATTCTTCAAGACAGACCTTGGCAGGCGCTTACAGCAGGCAAGCAAAGTTCATAAAGAGGTTCCTTTCAGTCTTGCTTTGCCAGCATCTGAGGCGTATGGAGATTGGAAGGGTGACGGAGAAGAGTCCGTGCTTGTCCAAGGTGTGATGGATAGCGTTATTGAAGAAGAGGACGGATTCATTCTATTGGATTATAAAACAGATGCAATCTCGCATCGATTTGAAAACTATGAAAAGGCGCGGCCTATTTTAGAAAAAAGGTATGCCTTACAATTGCAGCTCTATTCAAAGGCGATTGAAGCAATTTGGAAAAAGCCTTGTAAGGAGAAGTACCTATACTTTTTTGATGGCGGACACCTCGTAAAGCTGCCATAG